The proteins below are encoded in one region of Aquisphaera giovannonii:
- a CDS encoding endonuclease III domain-containing protein, producing the protein MATQSKSQFLNDIHSHLKRRYKPKPDRAPGRLSILEAVVYGVCHEDVTREQANQALSRFKDSFFDWNDVRVSHIDEVREALADIPDPEARAQRIRRFLRQLFEKTYGFNLDALAKKPLKEALKALQAYEAFHSDFVTATVTQLALGGHAIPVDSSTRRALDRLGVAEPDIPTLRAVLERAVPKNRGQEFIELVEELAHDTCVPGTPDCPRCELRKLCPYAHSAKEAAKAGGRSGATKPAEAPAAPAAPEKDDKKPRDAAKEHAKKPGASAPAPPPPAKKPPPRASAPPEPPKPPPTKRGGK; encoded by the coding sequence ATGGCCACACAAAGCAAATCCCAGTTCCTCAACGACATCCACTCCCACCTGAAGCGCAGGTACAAGCCCAAGCCGGACCGGGCCCCCGGGCGCCTCAGCATCCTCGAGGCCGTCGTCTACGGGGTCTGCCACGAGGACGTCACGCGGGAGCAGGCCAACCAGGCGCTCTCCCGCTTCAAGGACAGCTTCTTCGATTGGAACGACGTCCGCGTCAGCCACATCGACGAGGTCCGCGAAGCGCTCGCGGACATCCCCGACCCGGAGGCCCGAGCCCAGCGGATCCGCAGGTTCCTGCGCCAGCTCTTCGAGAAGACCTACGGGTTCAATCTCGACGCCCTGGCGAAGAAGCCCCTGAAGGAGGCCCTCAAGGCCCTGCAGGCCTACGAAGCCTTCCATTCCGACTTCGTCACCGCGACCGTGACCCAGCTCGCCCTCGGCGGCCACGCCATCCCGGTGGACTCGTCCACCCGGCGCGCCCTCGACCGGCTGGGGGTCGCCGAGCCCGACATCCCGACGCTGCGGGCCGTCCTGGAGCGGGCGGTGCCCAAGAACCGCGGGCAGGAATTCATCGAGCTCGTCGAGGAGCTGGCGCACGACACGTGCGTGCCCGGCACGCCGGACTGCCCCCGCTGCGAGCTCCGGAAGCTCTGCCCGTACGCGCATTCCGCGAAGGAGGCCGCGAAGGCCGGGGGCCGCTCGGGCGCGACCAAGCCGGCGGAGGCACCCGCCGCACCCGCCGCACCCGAGAAGGACGACAAGAAGCCCAGGGACGCGGCCAAGGAACACGCGAAGAAACCGGGCGCCTCGGCCCCTGCCCCGCCGCCGCCCGCGAAGAAGCCCCCGCCCCGCGCCTCGGCCCCCCCGGAGCCGCCCAAGCCCCCGCCCACCAAGCGAGGCGGCAAGTAA
- a CDS encoding class I SAM-dependent methyltransferase: MLRAYTEDLSPATRARLLLKTLMFPGTNWVSRDKSRVARMFLQGTPERPVRTLDCGCGNAYFSIEAVRRGSRCLGITIHEWEKRNCEEMRAFRGLSPEALEFRQATLETLAAEPEQNGRYDQVILLDVIEHILDARKALRQIHGLLDEDGLVYITTPDRDWQAHSDRIRVTRYEDGWHVRNGYTFEQLERVLEESGFEPVDRLRFGNLGSTAVTWIQHRIFRSWTDPLTVAFYPLLKLLAVALSPWKDPHTIFVLARKRRAAAPSH, encoded by the coding sequence ATGCTCCGCGCCTACACGGAAGACCTCTCGCCCGCCACGCGCGCCCGCCTCTTGCTCAAGACGCTGATGTTCCCCGGGACCAACTGGGTCAGCCGGGACAAGTCCCGCGTGGCCCGGATGTTCCTGCAGGGGACGCCGGAACGGCCGGTCCGGACGCTCGACTGCGGGTGCGGCAATGCGTACTTCTCCATCGAGGCGGTGCGCCGCGGCTCCCGCTGCCTCGGGATCACGATCCACGAGTGGGAGAAGCGGAACTGCGAGGAGATGCGGGCCTTCCGCGGCCTCTCCCCCGAGGCCCTCGAGTTCCGCCAGGCGACCCTCGAGACCCTCGCGGCGGAGCCCGAACAGAACGGCCGGTACGACCAGGTGATCCTCCTGGACGTGATCGAGCATATCCTGGACGCCCGCAAGGCCCTCCGCCAGATCCACGGCCTGCTCGACGAGGACGGCCTCGTCTACATCACGACGCCGGACCGCGACTGGCAAGCCCACTCCGACCGGATCCGGGTGACCCGATACGAGGATGGCTGGCACGTCCGCAACGGCTACACGTTCGAGCAGCTGGAGCGGGTCCTCGAGGAGTCCGGCTTCGAGCCCGTGGATCGCCTCCGCTTCGGCAACCTGGGCTCCACCGCGGTGACCTGGATCCAGCACAGGATCTTCCGGTCGTGGACCGACCCCCTGACGGTCGCCTTCTACCCGCTCCTGAAGCTGCTGGCGGTCGCCCTCTCGCCCTGGAAGGATCCGCACACGATCTTCGTCCTCGCCCGCAAGAGGCGAGCGGCCGCGCCCTCTCATTGA
- the rbfA gene encoding 30S ribosome-binding factor RbfA, which yields MPSHRSLRVAEAIREVVASAVLFEASDPRIRGVTVLRSEVSGDLRNATVYVSVMGTPGEQKLALAGLKHAAGFLQAKVAARLQTKVTPVLSFKIDDSVKKSVEMARLIAEAVASDRKPGEGDAPAPGPEGADDEDEGGREDEGDVLPRPGPASEPRDP from the coding sequence ATGCCGTCCCATCGAAGCCTCCGAGTCGCCGAAGCGATCCGCGAAGTCGTGGCCTCCGCCGTCCTCTTCGAGGCCTCGGATCCGCGCATCCGCGGCGTCACGGTCCTCCGCTCGGAGGTTTCCGGCGACCTCAGGAACGCCACCGTCTACGTGAGCGTCATGGGCACGCCGGGGGAGCAGAAGCTCGCCCTCGCGGGCCTCAAGCACGCCGCCGGATTCCTCCAGGCCAAGGTCGCCGCACGCCTCCAGACCAAGGTCACCCCGGTCCTCTCCTTCAAGATCGACGACAGCGTCAAGAAGTCGGTCGAGATGGCCCGCCTCATCGCCGAGGCCGTCGCCTCGGACCGCAAGCCGGGCGAGGGCGACGCCCCGGCCCCCGGACCGGAGGGGGCCGACGACGAGGACGAGGGCGGCCGCGAGGACGAGGGCGACGTCCTCCCGCGGCCCGGACCCGCGTCCGAGCCCCGCGACCCCTGA
- the infB gene encoding translation initiation factor IF-2 encodes MSTRVHELAKELGLKSQDLLERIQKWGLDVKESVLASLDPSTVERIRELMKQSPAPAAGAGAAKPAPAVAPSPNATNAAAAKPTPRPVASAPASPPASAPTTAPPRAPAPAPAVGAAGARPTAPADAVATPPAPAAGPAPAPASPPPPAAPRPASTPSPAATPAGPPQPARTVPLSSPPLARSGGGFTGSRPGGGPLAGHTPHRGTGPRPGGPPSEPRPIRPQGPSPSYPAHDAGGVPGSQPLKRSDYMSSAGIRPPVQRGPSASSPAGAPPRRPGDEPAADRDRRDGPRRPLPPVAAPQAPVQRSSVAGRPTGPAPQEAKSQRPEKRMTREEILNLMRTGQLGAFPGAPPAGPGARPGAPGVRMPGAPGSGAGRAPGAPGLRPGQPAVRMPGPPGSSPAPIAPPAIVEEEDDRKGKARVGSSADRAGRRARRTERATDRRVSSPQPASALLNDDDDGRRSRGRRGSHRHAHRSAVAPTRKSHVQIEPPISVRTLSEEIGIKANELLRKLMGMGEMATINTTLDEDLASMLAMEFGVELEVVRARTAEDDLLDSLAPQEDEEHLSPRPPVITILGHVDHGKTSLLDRIRKANVVDSESGGITQHIGAYQVEYNGKPITFVDTPGHEAFTAMRARGANVTDIVVLVVAADDGVMPQTIEAIAHAKAAEVPIVVALNKIDLPNVDTPSNVNKIYGELAQQGLNPVEWGGDIEIVKTSTVTGQGVPDLLSTLETIAELHDLKADPDRPARGTCLEASLSEGRGVLATVLVQEGTLKVGDVLVCGDGFGRVRALFNDRGRPIEQAGPSTPVEISGLDVVPTAGENFGVIDDVGRAREIAETRRGRAREAAQAERQTVTLENLYNRMAEQKVKTLNLIIKADVQGSIEALTKELEKLENNEVPIRILLKGVGGITESDILLADASQAIVIGFRVAPEDRAITQADEKKIEIRRYDIIYQVTDDIKKAVEGMLVPEVKEVHLGRAVVRQVFRISKVGAVAGCFVTQGTIERSAKVRLIREGREVYKGAIDALKRFKDDVKEVPQNFECGIKITNYDDVKPDDVIEAYRVDVIRRTL; translated from the coding sequence TTGTCCACGCGTGTTCACGAGTTGGCGAAAGAGCTGGGACTCAAGAGCCAGGACCTGCTCGAGCGCATCCAGAAATGGGGCCTGGACGTGAAGGAGAGCGTCCTGGCCAGCCTCGACCCGTCGACCGTGGAGCGAATCCGGGAATTGATGAAGCAGTCGCCGGCCCCCGCCGCGGGGGCCGGCGCCGCCAAGCCGGCCCCGGCCGTCGCCCCTTCCCCCAACGCCACCAATGCCGCGGCCGCGAAGCCGACCCCGCGGCCGGTGGCCAGCGCCCCGGCCTCGCCGCCGGCCTCCGCCCCGACGACCGCCCCTCCGCGGGCCCCGGCCCCGGCCCCGGCCGTCGGCGCCGCGGGCGCCCGCCCGACCGCGCCCGCCGACGCGGTCGCGACCCCTCCGGCCCCCGCCGCCGGCCCCGCGCCGGCGCCCGCGAGCCCGCCCCCGCCGGCCGCCCCCCGGCCCGCATCAACCCCGTCGCCCGCCGCGACGCCCGCCGGACCGCCCCAGCCGGCCCGGACCGTCCCCCTCAGTTCGCCCCCGCTGGCGAGGTCCGGCGGCGGCTTCACCGGCTCGCGGCCCGGCGGCGGCCCGCTGGCCGGCCACACCCCCCACCGCGGCACCGGCCCCCGCCCCGGCGGCCCGCCCTCGGAACCCCGCCCGATCCGACCCCAGGGGCCCTCGCCTTCCTACCCGGCCCATGACGCCGGCGGCGTGCCCGGCTCCCAACCCTTGAAGCGGAGCGATTACATGTCCTCGGCGGGAATCCGCCCCCCCGTCCAGCGCGGCCCGTCGGCCTCCTCCCCGGCCGGCGCCCCCCCGCGTCGCCCCGGCGACGAGCCCGCCGCCGACCGCGACCGCCGCGACGGCCCTCGCCGGCCGCTCCCCCCCGTCGCCGCGCCCCAGGCGCCCGTCCAGCGGTCCTCCGTCGCCGGCCGGCCCACCGGCCCGGCGCCTCAGGAGGCCAAGTCCCAGCGGCCCGAGAAGCGGATGACGCGCGAGGAGATCCTCAACCTCATGCGCACCGGCCAGCTCGGCGCCTTCCCGGGGGCGCCCCCCGCCGGGCCCGGCGCCCGGCCCGGCGCCCCGGGCGTCCGCATGCCGGGGGCGCCCGGATCGGGCGCCGGCCGAGCCCCCGGCGCGCCCGGCCTGCGCCCCGGCCAGCCGGCCGTCCGCATGCCGGGCCCCCCCGGCTCCTCGCCCGCCCCCATCGCCCCGCCGGCGATCGTCGAGGAGGAGGACGACCGCAAGGGCAAGGCCCGCGTCGGCTCGTCCGCCGACCGCGCCGGCCGTCGCGCCCGCCGCACCGAGCGGGCGACCGACCGCCGCGTCTCCTCGCCCCAGCCCGCCAGCGCCCTGCTCAACGACGACGACGACGGCCGCCGCTCGCGGGGCCGGCGCGGCAGCCACCGCCACGCGCACCGCTCCGCGGTCGCCCCGACGCGCAAGAGCCACGTCCAGATCGAGCCGCCGATCTCCGTCCGGACCCTGTCCGAGGAGATCGGCATCAAGGCCAATGAGCTGCTCCGCAAGCTCATGGGCATGGGCGAGATGGCCACCATCAACACCACCCTCGACGAGGACCTGGCCTCCATGCTCGCCATGGAGTTCGGCGTCGAGCTCGAGGTCGTCCGCGCCCGCACCGCCGAGGACGACCTGCTGGACTCCCTGGCGCCCCAGGAGGACGAGGAGCACCTCAGCCCCCGGCCGCCGGTCATCACGATCCTCGGCCACGTCGACCACGGCAAGACCTCGCTCCTGGACCGGATCCGCAAGGCCAACGTGGTGGACTCCGAGAGCGGCGGCATCACGCAGCACATCGGCGCCTACCAGGTCGAGTACAACGGCAAGCCGATCACGTTCGTCGACACGCCCGGCCACGAGGCGTTCACCGCCATGCGGGCCCGCGGGGCCAACGTGACGGACATCGTCGTCCTGGTCGTCGCCGCCGACGACGGCGTGATGCCCCAGACGATCGAGGCCATCGCCCACGCCAAGGCGGCCGAGGTGCCCATCGTCGTGGCCCTCAACAAGATCGACCTGCCCAACGTGGACACGCCGTCGAACGTCAACAAGATCTACGGCGAGCTCGCCCAGCAGGGCCTCAACCCCGTGGAGTGGGGCGGCGACATCGAGATCGTGAAGACGTCCACCGTCACCGGACAGGGGGTCCCGGACCTCCTCTCCACCCTCGAGACCATCGCCGAGCTGCACGACCTGAAGGCCGACCCCGACCGCCCGGCGCGCGGGACCTGCCTGGAGGCGTCGCTCTCCGAAGGCCGCGGCGTGCTCGCCACGGTCCTCGTCCAGGAGGGCACCCTCAAGGTCGGCGACGTCCTCGTCTGCGGCGACGGCTTCGGCCGCGTCCGCGCCCTGTTCAACGACCGCGGCCGCCCGATCGAGCAGGCCGGCCCGTCCACCCCGGTGGAGATCTCCGGGCTCGACGTCGTGCCGACGGCCGGCGAGAACTTCGGCGTCATCGACGACGTCGGGCGTGCCCGCGAGATCGCCGAGACGCGCCGCGGCCGCGCCCGCGAGGCCGCCCAGGCCGAGCGCCAGACCGTCACGCTCGAGAACCTCTACAACCGGATGGCCGAGCAGAAGGTCAAGACCCTCAACCTCATCATCAAGGCCGACGTGCAGGGCTCCATCGAGGCCCTCACCAAGGAGCTCGAGAAGCTCGAGAACAACGAGGTGCCGATCCGGATCCTCCTCAAGGGGGTCGGCGGCATCACGGAGAGCGACATCCTCCTGGCGGACGCCTCCCAGGCGATCGTCATCGGCTTCCGGGTCGCGCCCGAGGACCGGGCCATCACGCAGGCCGACGAGAAGAAGATCGAGATCCGGCGGTACGACATCATCTACCAGGTCACCGACGACATCAAGAAGGCCGTCGAGGGCATGCTCGTCCCCGAGGTCAAGGAGGTGCACCTGGGCCGGGCGGTCGTCCGCCAGGTCTTCCGGATCTCCAAGGTCGGCGCGGTGGCCGGCTGCTTCGTGACCCAGGGCACCATCGAGCGGTCCGCCAAGGTCCGCCTGATCCGCGAGGGCCGCGAGGTCTACAAGGGGGCCATCGACGCCCTCAAGCGGTTCAAGGACGACGTCAAGGAAGTGCCGCAGAACTTCGAGTGCGGCATCAAGATCACCAACTACGACGACGTGAAGCCCGATGACGTCATCGAGGCCTACCGCGTGGACGTGATCCGCCGCACGCTCTGA
- the nusA gene encoding transcription termination factor NusA — protein MSVDLVRIVDSIHRDKNIPKEVLIEGIRSAVQTAARKHYPDAESIEVNFDPDTGSLDATMDGVRMDPAELGRISAQTAKQVIIQKFREAERDSLFDEFEDQRGDLVTGTVVRFEGGAVIVNLGKTDAILPRGEQIPGESYHPNERIRAIILDVRKVGQRVKIILSRTHPDFVRRLFELEIPEIADQIIAIRALAREAGYRSKVAVTSIDTKIDAVGACVGVRGTRIKNIVDELAGERIDIVRWNESLQVLIPNALQPAEIDEVMLCHLLGRAIVLVRDDQLSLAIGRRGQNVRLASKLVGWDIEIMTAEELDEVIEKAVKSFEKIEGVETELAERLVEQGILSYDDLSVMEIPDLVNTIEGLSEEQATDIVARAEVMAEEQSEDLPRRKGGRAAAALLEQFASQEAAAEGDESAAASPDEAPAGDESDPVESQTMHDGNSAAEVDSALPPELDDAAADDLPTDENPDPEADEASDDEIHDVALSEEKYGRSRQGHEVTSRPSDDDQGASIRIVTDAVESGGAGRPAPPEPETPPAHSAETHPDDRESPEVTPHGGDVS, from the coding sequence ATGAGCGTTGACCTCGTCCGGATCGTGGACAGCATCCACCGCGACAAGAACATCCCCAAGGAGGTCCTGATCGAGGGGATCCGGTCCGCCGTGCAGACCGCCGCGCGGAAGCATTATCCGGACGCCGAATCGATCGAGGTGAACTTCGACCCGGACACCGGCTCGCTGGACGCGACCATGGACGGCGTCCGGATGGATCCCGCGGAGCTGGGGCGGATCTCCGCCCAGACGGCCAAGCAGGTGATCATCCAGAAGTTCCGGGAGGCCGAGCGGGATAGCCTCTTCGACGAGTTCGAGGACCAGCGCGGGGACCTCGTCACCGGGACGGTGGTGCGGTTCGAGGGCGGCGCCGTCATCGTCAATCTGGGCAAGACCGACGCCATCCTGCCCCGCGGCGAGCAGATCCCCGGCGAGAGCTACCACCCCAACGAGCGGATCCGCGCGATCATCCTGGACGTCCGCAAGGTCGGCCAGCGGGTCAAGATCATCCTCAGCCGCACCCACCCGGACTTCGTCCGCCGCCTCTTCGAGCTCGAGATCCCCGAGATCGCCGACCAGATCATCGCCATCCGCGCGCTCGCCCGCGAGGCCGGGTACCGCTCCAAGGTCGCCGTCACCTCGATCGACACCAAGATCGACGCCGTCGGCGCCTGCGTGGGCGTCCGCGGCACCCGCATCAAGAACATCGTGGACGAGCTGGCCGGCGAGCGGATCGACATCGTGCGCTGGAACGAGTCGCTCCAGGTCCTGATCCCCAACGCCTTGCAGCCGGCCGAGATCGACGAGGTGATGCTGTGCCACCTGCTGGGCCGGGCCATCGTCCTGGTCCGCGACGACCAGCTCTCGCTGGCGATCGGCCGCCGCGGCCAGAACGTCCGCCTGGCCTCCAAGCTGGTGGGCTGGGACATCGAGATCATGACCGCCGAGGAGCTCGACGAGGTCATCGAGAAGGCCGTGAAGTCCTTCGAGAAGATCGAGGGCGTCGAGACCGAGCTGGCCGAGCGCCTCGTCGAGCAGGGGATCCTCAGCTACGACGACCTCTCGGTCATGGAAATCCCTGATCTTGTGAACACGATCGAGGGCCTGAGCGAAGAACAGGCCACGGACATCGTCGCGCGGGCCGAGGTCATGGCCGAGGAGCAATCCGAGGACCTCCCCAGGCGCAAGGGGGGGCGGGCCGCCGCCGCGCTCCTCGAGCAGTTCGCGAGCCAGGAGGCGGCCGCCGAGGGCGACGAGTCCGCCGCGGCGAGCCCCGACGAGGCGCCGGCGGGCGACGAGTCCGATCCAGTCGAATCCCAGACGATGCACGACGGCAACTCGGCCGCCGAGGTCGATTCGGCCTTGCCCCCCGAACTCGACGACGCGGCCGCGGACGACTTACCCACCGACGAGAACCCGGATCCGGAGGCCGACGAGGCGAGCGACGACGAGATTCACGACGTGGCCCTGTCCGAAGAGAAGTATGGCCGCTCACGCCAGGGCCATGAGGTGACGTCCAGGCCCAGCGACGACGACCAGGGGGCGTCCATCCGCATCGTCACCGATGCGGTCGAGAGCGGGGGCGCCGGCCGGCCGGCGCCCCCGGAGCCCGAGACGCCCCCGGCCCACTCCGCGGAGACTCACCCCGACGATCGTGAATCCCCCGAGGTCACGCCGCACGGCGGCGACGTGTCGTAG
- a CDS encoding TatD family hydrolase, translating to MKPPIPRHEPLVDTHAHLADDRLRGELDGVLARARDAGLRQVLAIGTTAEDSRSVVQIAQRHAGVHAAVGVQPNHVAEAGPGDWEEIVVLSRERKVVAIGETGLDRYWDRAPFGLQQDWFDRHLALAYERDLPVVIHCRDCEGDIIEQLGRLGRPVRGVLHSFTGNAGHAAAFLGLGLHISVAGMITFSNKSLDALRDAVRTIPDDRLLIETDSPYLSPQPVRGRPNQPAHLAWTAEFVAGIRGTSPEALARQTTSNARELFRLPAGETIG from the coding sequence ATGAAGCCACCCATCCCGCGGCATGAGCCGCTCGTCGACACGCACGCCCACCTCGCCGACGACCGCCTCCGCGGCGAGCTCGACGGGGTCCTCGCCCGGGCCCGCGACGCCGGCCTCCGGCAGGTCCTCGCCATCGGCACGACCGCCGAGGATAGCCGTTCAGTCGTGCAGATTGCACAGCGGCACGCGGGCGTCCACGCGGCCGTCGGTGTGCAGCCCAATCACGTGGCGGAGGCGGGGCCGGGGGACTGGGAGGAGATTGTCGTCCTGAGTCGCGAGAGGAAGGTCGTGGCGATCGGCGAGACCGGGCTGGATCGGTACTGGGACCGGGCCCCGTTCGGACTCCAGCAGGACTGGTTCGACAGGCACCTCGCGCTGGCGTACGAGCGCGACCTGCCCGTCGTCATCCACTGCCGGGATTGCGAGGGCGACATCATCGAGCAGCTGGGCCGCCTGGGGCGGCCGGTGCGGGGCGTCCTGCACTCGTTCACGGGCAACGCCGGGCACGCGGCCGCCTTCCTGGGCCTGGGACTGCACATCTCCGTCGCGGGGATGATCACCTTTTCCAACAAATCTCTCGACGCCCTCCGCGACGCCGTCCGGACGATCCCGGATGATCGGCTGCTCATCGAGACGGACAGCCCCTATCTCAGTCCGCAGCCGGTTCGCGGTCGGCCCAATCAGCCCGCACACCTCGCCTGGACGGCGGAGTTCGTCGCGGGCATCCGCGGGACCTCCCCCGAGGCCCTCGCCCGCCAGACGACATCGAACGCCCGCGAGCTCTTCCGATTGCCCGCCGGTGAGACGATCGGCTGA
- a CDS encoding radical SAM protein yields MISAASNSVDHPADALARRLKALRSKPPGSLVIHEIYRSLQGESTFMGLPCVFIRLTACHLRCVYCDTRHAFHEGGPMTLDEVVERALGFGDDLVEITGGEPLLQPEVLPLMSRLADLGKTVLLETSGAVDTSAVDPRVRVILDLKTPGSGEVAANIWRNLDHLRPTDELKLVLCDRRDFDWAVEIVRELRLLERCPVLFSAAAGRLNATELAGWILETRLPIRLQIQQHKVLWDPNARGV; encoded by the coding sequence ATGATCAGCGCGGCGAGCAATTCCGTGGATCACCCCGCCGACGCCCTCGCGCGGCGACTCAAGGCGCTGCGGAGCAAGCCTCCCGGCTCCCTCGTCATCCACGAGATCTACCGGAGCCTCCAGGGCGAAAGCACGTTCATGGGGCTCCCGTGCGTCTTCATCCGGCTCACGGCCTGTCACCTGCGCTGCGTCTACTGCGACACGCGGCACGCCTTCCACGAGGGCGGGCCGATGACCCTCGATGAGGTCGTCGAGCGGGCCCTGGGCTTCGGCGACGACCTCGTCGAGATCACCGGCGGGGAGCCCCTGCTCCAGCCCGAAGTCCTGCCGCTCATGTCCCGGCTGGCGGACTTGGGGAAGACGGTCCTCCTCGAAACGAGCGGGGCCGTGGACACCTCGGCGGTCGATCCCCGGGTACGGGTCATCCTGGATCTCAAGACGCCCGGCTCGGGCGAGGTGGCCGCGAACATCTGGCGCAACCTCGATCATCTCCGGCCGACGGACGAGCTCAAGCTGGTCCTCTGCGACCGCCGCGACTTCGACTGGGCCGTCGAAATTGTCCGCGAGCTCCGCCTGCTGGAGCGTTGCCCCGTCCTCTTCAGCGCGGCCGCCGGACGCCTGAACGCGACCGAACTCGCCGGCTGGATCCTGGAGACGCGGCTGCCGATCCGGCTCCAGATCCAGCAGCACAAGGTCCTCTGGGACCCGAACGCTCGGGGCGTCTGA
- a CDS encoding ROK family protein, producing the protein MASGERRPPYYLGIDLGGTNIKAGVVDDAGKALSSVSVETLAEHGPDSGIDRLAEAAGRAVGESGIPWADVAGVGLGSPGTMDLSRGVLLEPSNLPGWDQFPIRDRLAERLQKRTVLENDANAAALGEHWVGAGRDSNSLVLFTLGTGIGCGIIHEGRVLQGRHSHGGECGHMIIQADDGRLCSCGRRGHLEAYASATSLVKRAVEALAEDDAPSLLRDLAPAELTSLAIDEAARSGDALASRLMSETARYLAVGAVSVMHTVDPDLILFGGGMIGAGRPFLDEIHSRIRSLTFAILARAVRVEYAELGGEAGFIGAAACIRAAVGGRG; encoded by the coding sequence ATGGCTTCCGGCGAGCGGCGTCCGCCTTATTATCTCGGGATCGACCTCGGGGGAACGAACATCAAGGCGGGCGTCGTCGATGACGCCGGCAAGGCCCTGTCCTCCGTGAGCGTGGAGACCCTCGCGGAGCACGGGCCCGATTCGGGCATCGACAGGCTCGCCGAGGCCGCGGGCCGGGCCGTGGGGGAGAGCGGCATCCCCTGGGCCGACGTGGCGGGGGTCGGGCTGGGATCGCCGGGGACGATGGACCTCTCGCGGGGCGTCCTCCTGGAGCCTTCCAACCTGCCCGGCTGGGACCAGTTCCCGATCCGCGACCGGCTGGCGGAGCGGCTCCAGAAGAGGACCGTCCTCGAGAACGACGCCAACGCCGCGGCCCTGGGCGAACACTGGGTGGGGGCCGGGCGCGACTCGAACAGCCTGGTCCTGTTCACGCTCGGCACGGGGATCGGCTGCGGCATCATCCACGAGGGCCGCGTGCTCCAGGGCCGCCACAGCCACGGCGGCGAGTGCGGCCACATGATCATCCAGGCCGACGACGGCCGCCTCTGCTCCTGCGGCCGACGCGGGCACCTCGAGGCCTACGCCTCGGCGACCTCGCTGGTGAAGCGGGCCGTCGAGGCCCTGGCCGAGGACGACGCGCCGAGCCTCCTCCGCGACCTCGCGCCCGCCGAGCTGACGAGCCTCGCGATCGACGAGGCCGCTCGCTCCGGCGACGCACTGGCCTCGCGGCTGATGAGCGAGACGGCCCGGTATCTGGCCGTCGGCGCCGTGAGCGTGATGCACACGGTCGATCCGGACCTCATCCTCTTCGGCGGCGGGATGATCGGCGCCGGGCGGCCCTTCCTGGACGAGATCCACTCCCGCATCCGCTCCCTCACCTTCGCGATCCTGGCACGGGCCGTCCGGGTCGAGTACGCCGAGCTCGGCGGCGAGGCCGGCTTCATCGGGGCCGCGGCGTGCATCAGGGCGGCGGTCGGCGGCAGGGGGTGA
- a CDS encoding ATP-dependent Clp protease adaptor ClpS: MRRFPRGIDEHNTGAEGSAVMEEMSEDMVIRTVPAEQPRVKSSPRRQPPYAVVLHNDDVNGLGFVVNVLRRVFGYRPLKAFRLAITAHVRGRSTVWVGTLEVAELKAEQVLACGPDPAATRASARPLRTSLEPRPAG, encoded by the coding sequence GTGCGAAGGTTCCCGCGGGGCATCGATGAGCACAACACCGGGGCGGAGGGCTCGGCCGTGATGGAGGAAATGTCCGAGGACATGGTGATCCGTACGGTGCCCGCCGAGCAGCCGCGGGTGAAGTCCTCGCCGCGGCGACAGCCGCCTTACGCGGTCGTCCTGCACAATGACGACGTCAACGGGCTCGGGTTCGTGGTGAACGTCCTGAGGCGGGTCTTCGGCTATCGGCCGTTGAAGGCCTTCCGGCTGGCGATCACGGCCCACGTGCGGGGCCGGAGCACGGTGTGGGTGGGCACCCTCGAGGTGGCCGAGCTCAAGGCCGAGCAGGTCCTCGCTTGCGGCCCGGACCCGGCCGCGACCCGGGCGTCGGCCCGGCCGCTCCGGACGTCGCTCGAGCCGCGCCCGGCGGGCTGA
- a CDS encoding NADAR family protein — protein sequence MAVIRFYSVTGSHGAFSNFSPHPVVLKGRTWPTSEHYFQAQKFAGSPDEEAVRRAKSPMIAARMGRSRSRPLRPDWEAVKESIMHEAVLAKFTQHEPLRKLLLATGDATIVEHTANDAYWGDGGDGSGRNRLGEILMRVRDELRR from the coding sequence ATGGCCGTGATCCGCTTCTATTCCGTCACCGGGTCGCACGGGGCCTTCTCGAACTTCTCCCCCCATCCCGTCGTGCTGAAGGGCCGGACCTGGCCGACGAGCGAGCACTACTTCCAGGCGCAGAAGTTCGCCGGGTCGCCCGACGAGGAGGCCGTACGCCGGGCGAAGTCGCCGATGATCGCCGCGAGGATGGGCCGCAGCCGCTCGCGACCCCTGCGGCCGGATTGGGAGGCCGTCAAGGAGTCGATCATGCACGAGGCCGTCCTCGCCAAGTTCACCCAGCACGAGCCGCTCCGCAAGCTGCTCCTGGCGACCGGCGACGCGACGATCGTGGAGCACACGGCGAACGACGCCTACTGGGGCGACGGCGGCGACGGCAGCGGCAGGAATCGGCTCGGCGAGATCCTCATGCGGGTGCGAGACGAGTTGCGGCGCTGA